A window of Cydia strobilella chromosome 22, ilCydStro3.1, whole genome shotgun sequence genomic DNA:
TGGGTTAATTCTTCCATCCCTTCCCCTCccccctttgtttgacataattattgagtcataatgtattgatggtcagattatcattagtgataattctgaaactgttaacttttcaggatatttgtaaggttatcctatagataggttaggtttgttttatggcaatccttaAAAAGGttacgtttctgagaaaaacctaattatgactaacgaaaatccggacaaactatacattatgacttaaaactttatgggaaacaatagacccGAATTAACCCTATAAACGCTACGCCTAATAATATACTTAGGTTTAGTAAGTAGGAAAGGAACTCACTTATCCGGAAGGGCAAAAAACCGGCCGTTGACGGATTACAGAGCAGGAGGAGAGAATTACCCGAGAACCCGATAATTGACTCCGTTTTGGTACAGATGtcgtgcataattgttttccatcgtattttctcggaagcGTTCGTATTCATGTCAGTTTGTCATGTGTGtgtacttcagtcaacctcagtactttttgtaccgagactgactgaaatagcaagacacgttgcTCCTACAGATTCTTATTATGTTTTACATTCGTGaaggaagaaataaataagcGTAATAAAAGTGAAAAATCGTATATTAAAACTTTGCTTATTAACTAAGAATAAAATTTctgcataaataaaataaaaacaaaattatataaattcgATTCCCATTACGTACCTACGACATCCCTTGATCCCTTTactccaaagatagatataactccgtaatagatagatggacagtctaagaaaaaaacgtgcctcgaaaatttgattctcgatcagatgtcgctactacctttggcctactctcgtatagagggcgttgacggtttcgtttgatatttaaccattttaacgcatatcagtgaaagaacatgggtcaaaataataaaaataattaatgcaaattaaaaaaatcatttatccatgtttaaatagattttatcgtatttttataaatcttcatttttagttttaaagtgtgtcgatagatggcagtgaatttactgtggttacaaaatttactatgacagtaccgctctataatatctTCTTTATCCTCTTTGCTTTACTCCTATAGGAGACTACAATAGTgctagcaaataaaataaataatatactaaaACAATTAAACATCTCATAAATGTATCTGCAAATTGAACAGCTTATTCCCACTTTTACTACCACGAATTCTCAAAGGGGATGTAGTGAGGTTTTCCCTAATTCTTAGTAGTAGTCGTTGTTCGGTGTTCCAATTGCATTTCGCAACGCAACATTACTTACTAGATACAACTGATAAAAGTACCTAAGTTTAACTACCCGTTAGATATATATAACTAGTAAAAAATGCATCATTCATAAAGGAATGGAAATTCTTCGTAATCTTACTAGTACGAATTTGTGTATGGAATTGTTAAAATTCTGCTAGTCTTTAGCAAAATTATACGTAGTAGAATTGACAGACGCGGATCTATTCATCAAAGGCTTGGGCGGCAGTGGAGGTTTGTCCATTGGCGAGCCCAGGCCAGAGTCCTCAAACTCGCCTAACTCTACCAGGTTCTGGTCGATGTAGGACTCGGGTTCGGCCTCGTCCACCAGGTTTTGGTCGATGTAGGACTCGGGTGCTTCGTCGAAACTCTCCTCGATTATCTCGACCTCTAGGGAGTCGTCGAGGAACGCCGCCGGTTGCGACCTGTGAGGAATTTGTAATGGAAATAGAAGTGTATTGATAGATTTGATAGTGAAGAGaacgatgaatgaatgaatgaatgaaattatttaatccagaaaatatttccatacgAGGTCCAATGTCAGCGTAGgaagaaataaaagcttttaaggatttgccacactggatgcgttctgcggtcagcggtcaggtcaaacccgcattatgtatgaacaacattgacatcaacctttgaagttgaagtttgacctgaccgcgtcccgcagaacgcatccagtgtggcaaatcctttagggTTGGATTGGTCGATCGCTGATGTGGTCGAACGTACCGTCGGTTGcttcatcaatcatcatcatcttgcTAGGGTTTAAGGGCTCATGTgaacctggggtccgcttatGCAACTAACTTCGCTTATGATAAAGAAAAGTCCCGCAGAACGAAACCGATTTTAATTGCGAGTCTGCGCAATACAGCCAGCCGGTCAGCTTTATTGTGAGCGCACATTGATAGCGTGATGTGGTCATGTGGTGTGTGATCGACGCACAAAACGCTGACGAGCGGGACCGACGTGCAAAATCTAGGCTATAACCGTGAACATCGAAAATCTCGAGCATCtgtctcttttactccaattaaggcatGGTTAGAGAGAAAAGAGATAGTTGCTCGAAATGTTCCATTTTCGAtgttcgcgataggccctctgACGCGGATGTCGGCGTCGCTGTGCCGTCCAGGACGTTGTGTTTATTCgtacgctcgaccgacgtcagcgaccgaTGCACGTCAATAAGTGGATACACCTAAAAGCAAGTAGATAGATATTGCTTACCTTCTACAGATTTCATCACGGGGAACTTAAAAGATGAATGACATTGAAACATACCAACATTTACGAAGGCGACACTCACAACAAGAAATGAAAGCACCCAAGCcataatagaataaaaattgGAGACTAGTGAGAATGAAGAGAAGAGCACTCAAATAAAATACGTCCTTAGCTTTACCAATTCCgttttattattcattaatcAGCTTACATTTGTCCATACATAAGTGACCCTAGCGCATAATCTATGTCGATACAAAATGTAGGACCCTTCTGTCATAAAGCAGTCAAATAAAATGGAATATCAAGCGAATTGATCCGTTtgattaaataaatctaaaatatcggtaataaagtaatatttttcataataaaaatcttaacaaaataaaaatttacaattaaaaatatagtaaaattaAATCGTTGTCTCCCGAGGGAAAGTCCCCAATAAAATGCTCTACAAAAATATTTCACAAGACTTAAAATAACTTACCAAATATACattcaaaaattaaatatatattgttttattagggaatttataatttttataaaataatggtaGAAATGCCAAAGGGAATGCCTATTGTGTTAGGAatgtagtttttatgtcggtCGTCATAAAAAAAGGGTCTTCTATCTTAAACATACACAAATCCACATTCACGTTATTGCCAATTCCCACACAAGCTGTTTTAGAGCAGatacttattaaaattagagAGTTAACTTAATCTTTTGATAGTATATTTACTTTAACCTGAAAATGCTTAAATAATAACGTTATCTTACAAGTTATTACCGTTATAATTTTGATTGTATACTAAGTGTAAATTAGCACAAAATATATTGACTAAGTAAATTATTGTTATCCGTAGTTAAGTTATAATTATGTGTTTTATCTAGGACATCGTTACGTGCTTGAGCTAAATGTTCTAACTCACGATAAAATTAAACCTCTAATATAAACACAGTATATGTCTAAAACAATAACATAACACCCTTTATAAGAatgataactttgtttggaAGCCAAAAAATATCAGAATCAAAAAACTATCAGCCTACAAAGTAAACTAGAATCTTAACCGCAAAGCAATCTTGAAAGCAAGTTCGTTGTATAAGTGTATAAAACATTGACACATCGTAATACTAATTGATAAGTACAAGTACTAGTGTAAGCCGTTCGCTTGACTACAGCGGCGTTGGCAACTCACTGCAACCCTCATGTATATTTTAGCTATCAGTCTAATCTAAAAACATACTATTTCCACCAGTTTATTTTCAAGGTAGAAATAgtacaaaaaaattgttcccataatttttaaaaatcaaactttttaaaacgTCAATAAGACATAAAACGAGGTTTTCTGAAGtaattgaaataatatttaccAATTTAGGTCAGACAATGTAGGGTTGTAGAGTACAGTTAGCGCTATATCTTGAAAGGCCTAGGCCTAATATTAAATAAGTTACCCTTAACTTACATTGTTacacatattatttatatatacttaatataattCCCGGCTCGCGAGCAATTTCTTCatttaaattgatttaattgTTATCCTTGATACAATTGGAATGgggatatattttattttaaatcaatttaaataaatttcccAGGACATCACAAATTACCTTAACCATGCTGTGCGGTTAACTAACAAGTGTCATGACACTATTGTTCCCCATACTAAGTGAGTGTGACACAAAATATCGTACACATGTAGTGAACAATattttaccatcgtattttcacggaaacgcacgaatgtgttgctatttcagtcaacctcagtacaaAAAgcactgaggttgactgaagtagcatgacaaacaCGAGCgcttccgagaaaatacgatgacaaaggattgttcactacatctgtatctgACTATGAGTTGAACCGTACAgcaaatacttacataataaaactgtataaaatgaTCGGTATAAATGAATTTTCATATTCATGAGCGGTGGCGGAAAATCGTCTATAATATTGCTTGTACCATTTAGGtgggttattaaatataacgtTTCAATTATATTGTTGGCcagttttgtaataaaatatcacgttatcaaacaaaaggtacctcattatcgcttaccataaggacgaaattagcttgtatctttatacgaataacctgtcagagcgtccttatggcaagcgacaatgcggcaccttttaattgaaaacgagACGGATACTTGACTCCAAGTACATTCCAAGCCCATTGCTTAGTCTAAaagtgtatattttattatcattatttactttaatcaggatcatttatttatatcaatgaatacgagtaaacaaataaaactttaGCACAGATAAACATGAATatgattttttaaacatgattattGCGTACAATAAAATGGATTGAATGATTAATCGTGATACATATATCAAAGACATACAAAACGTTTCACAATACCTTAACCAAAACTCAGTAGAGACTTCCATACAAAAATGTTACAAACATTATAGTGGTATCAAAACAGTCTCTAAAAAGTTGCGAGCAATTGTCACAGACAATACAATACCATACAAAACAACTAGTCAATTGACCATTTCATGAGTGCATTTAGATAATTCTTATACTTCATAAAATAAACGCAGAATAGTGAAAATAGTCCCTTACgtttgtttaaatttgatttgCCATTATCTAAATGCACTCTAGACGAAATCACAGATTTGGGTCACCAAATCCCAATTTTTTCCAGCATTCGAAAATAGTATAATTACGTATAAATTGGGGTAATGACTTATTTTCAGTCCAAATCTTGGTACCAGTGAGATTCATGAAGTACGCAGAATGATGGTAAAACAAGTAAAAGTTTTAAGCGTACAGTTGGGTGCCTGATGCAATTTTTTCAACCAATTTGCTTTAATTTCTCGCAATCTCAATGGAACTAAGAGTTGAAGCGATTGGTCaacttacttattgttgatatttttgttattcATTTTAATGTTCGTGAATTCATTTCGCGTCTGAACAAGCTTATTTTAACCCTTAGAGTCCGGAGGATGCGATATTGCGTCCCAAAAAGACTAGACAAACTAAGGTTTTTATTTCTTCTGTGCTCGGAAGTTAATCAAGTCTCAGCCATTGACAATGTCATTTCGAGAATTTAACATTCGGCGTCgttagcgctatggaaaatggcgtcgctacGCAGTTGCGCcgacgttgcgtcgagcagccaTAGACTTGACTAGACGCCTATGCTCTTAGAGGTATCTTTACCAAAGCAATATCGCGTCCTTGGGACTCGGAGGATCCAAGTGCCAACAGAAGTAGTTGACCCTGCCGTTTTTCCCCGATGCCCGTGGTGACTTACGCGTGTACAGGCGCGTCCATGGTGGGTATGTAGTCGAGCGCCATGAGGCAGGCGAACACGGTCATGATCATCTTGGGCTTGCGCTCCGTGATGTCCTCGGGCAGCGCGTACACGCGGGCCCCACAACGGCGCGCCATGGACACGGCGTACTTCGCGTTCGCAAGGTTCTCCTGTCAATACATATCAGAATTGGTCGTAAGCAAAAACATACTAAGAAACGTAAAATTGACAAATATTGGAGttgcaatagggtattttccacatgttgaattttaaacTAAATCTAGTCAAATAGATAGacaatgagcaatttatcacaataaattggaaacctaaaaactaaatgggtttaataaacaaatacatcaaagttaaggaaaaaaataatggtaccattccttacattttaattaaaaaaaaatgtacggcaacaatatacataaacggcataaacgcaatatttcactgacGGCTTCTAACTCTTCTAAGCGATAGCgtcgttacatgctgacgtcacgatgtaatgtcattttgtatgaagcgtttcgtcagtaaagtgcgggtgccagactttgaccatcatttgtgacttttgtattccTTTAAGACAacgggtcccatacagacatttgatcctcaaaacaaacctgatcgaccgataccattcataaaaaaatgtagagTACCCTATTTTAGCACTTTTTAACGTGTCAACGAATAGAATTTCCCACGAGATATCTTTTCTCGTAAACAGACAATTACGACAATTCTAAATGagaacaatagtagattgttaacaaggaatgaaaggcactcatttcagtCGAGGTGTGTTCGAGTGCCAAgagtccgagactgaaatggtgcctttcacccgagttaaacactacttttcatttcgtatAATACGAGGAATGTAAAATACTTTCTCTAGCAGAAACGTATCAACAGAAAGACCCACTTCAAagcatgaaaaatgaaaataaatataacaatacctCTTCCTTGCCACCAGGTAGCACCAGATCGTAGTTGATAGCTCCAGGCTTGATGGCGTCGATCAGATCGATCACCACCTTGCCGTCCGCGAGCACCTCATCCTGAAACATgacgattttgtaaacttttggtCTCTGAGCCTCCGTCGATATTGTTTAACATCTAGTCATTGCACTGTCATTGACATGTCATTCAAGTGTGTTTtgtcattttaataatttgtaaggGAAAGtacaatttacatatattttttacttattagtaattcTGTCTTTTAGGACAACGGGCGTGAAATCGATAAATTATTAACCTATTCACACAGGTACAGAtggtttttgaattttaattggTTTATCTAATTGATGCGATCCAAGGACAAAACATCGCCGAATATAAGTGGGATGGGACTTGACGTATGATGATGGTAATGAAACTTTCTGATACTGCCCAAGTTATAAACGCCAATGCAAGACCTTCCACGTTCCTCTACAGTCCAAACACAATCATAAGGGATCAACGGAGGGTCTGCCACCTTGTGGTCTAAATCGGTGGCTCAAACTAACCTGGAAGCTCTTGATGGATGAATTCTTGCCGGCGGATGCCAGTTTGTTGTTGACCCACTGCACGATCTCCTTCTCGATGATGGGGTTGCCCGTGTTGGCCAGCCGCGTCAGCACCGACAGGGTGTAGGCGCGCATTAGTTGCCAAATCAGAGCTGAAATATTACATTATCGGTTCAAATACAGAAAATCAAGGGAAAATAAAAGAATACTTCAAGCGGGATGTAAACCTGTGACTTTTTGGAAATCATCTCAGTTGCTCTTAAATTGAACCTTGACAGATACCAACTGTGTAACGCAATATACTCTTATTGTTCATTTTAGTGATCTTAATTTTAATGATCTCATACATCCTTAAGCGATATTACTGATTAATGGAcgaataacttttttatttatttgtggttTTTCTAACGCCTTCTTGACCAATGTTGGTCTCTCAAAAATATTGATCCTGGATAGAAGTGGAATGGTGGAATGAGTATATAGGGTAGATTTTCATGAGTGGGTAATACCTATATCAACTATAtttactgaaaattcagggttctagcttgaGCGACCACAAAATTACAAGAAAGTTTAAAATGGCCtaaatggcttcgagaaaagaatggtacggccgtgcctctttgtttttcCCGATTGGGTATTTAAGATGGACttaaatagttaaaaatatCGTGAAGTATCGTAAGTTTACTGATTCGTCGGCAAGCAGacctcaggctcccatgagccgggGCAATAAGTGGGGACAAACGCTAGGAAGAGGGAGAAGTGTCGTTACCGAGCGTGAGCGTGGCGTTGCCCTCGTTGATGTCGGCGCCGGCGATGCCGACGAGCGAGAAGCCGAGCTGGCGGCCGAGCTCCACGGCGTAGTTGCAGTTCTCCAGCCGCTCCATGAACTTGCGCAGCTTAGAGAACTGACGATGCACCTGCACAACAATTCACATTTATTACATTACTAATTATATCAATCAGAACATGACCGTTCGATCTTTCAAAATTCACGCACACATAAAAAgacttcttcttaattttttcattcaaaCTCAATCATTCAGCTGTGCACGAACGAAAGCGATAGGAATATGACAGCAACCGTCGTTTTGATTTCCGGATATCATAACATACTAGTtgctaatttttaaattaaaggaaaaatttacacctccggtaggactcgaacctgcgaccattggaacaccggtccaatcgcttctgccaactgagccacggagGCCTACCAAATGTGTAAGAATTTTTCCATCCCTTCCTTCAACGCCTTAAGGGTGgcgctcgcagacgtttctgatTCATAGAAAACATTCTAGTTCCTGTTGAATTCAGTGGCGGTAACTAATGTCAAAAGATGGTTCATCGTATCCGTCTGTCAGGTCGGCATACAGCTCACGTGTCCAGTAGACGGACAGAAGAGTTACCTTCTTCCAGTTGACGATGCCGGGGCGGATGATGTCGTACAGCTGGAAGATGACGAGTCCGTCCGTCAGGTCGGCGTACAGCCAGTTCACGTGCGGCGCCACACCCATCGAGTTCATCCAGTTGCGATACGCTGgaacatttcatttttatttaatgtacagCCGAGTAGCCGAATTTGAATATAGAGGCTTTATTAGACTTCACCGGCGGGAGTGCGTTGACACGCTCTCGATTCACTCGCACGGGGCGGGAAGTGAGGTCGGTGTGCCGGCAGACACGTTCACGTCTCACTATATTATGACGAAGCCCGGACTAAACGCACTTAACAAAAACCGCGAAGGCACTTCATGACATGTTGGTCTGCGACCAATTTGGTATATGGAGAGCTATGCTATAATTTATAATGCCATTGAGCGGGATGACAACATCCCATGAATGCAAAACATGCTGATTTCTCGAGTCGAAGATAAAGACCAAAGCTTGTAGACGTTTATATAGCAACCACCATAGTTTTAGTGGTTCACCAGCCAATAATATACTAACTCTTCTCCTCCCTAGTCTCATCCAGCTGGTGCAGCTGGGCGTCGTCCTCGCTCTGGCGCTGCAGGCAGGGGTGCTGGTTGAACAGGTTGGCCACGAAGGCCAGGTTGAGCTTGTATAATATACTAACTCTTCTCCTCCCTAGTCTCATCCAGCTGGTGCAGCTGGGCGTCGTCCTCGCTCTGGCGCTGCAGGCAGGGGTGCTGGTTGAACAGGTTGGCCACGAAGGCCAGGTTGAGCTTGTATAATATACTAACTCTTCTCCTCCCTAGTCTCATCCAGCTGGTGCAGCTGGGCGTCGTCCTCGCTCTGGCGCTGCAGGCAGGGGTGCTGGTTGAACAGGTTGGCCACGAAGGCCAGGTTGAGCTTGTATAATATACTAACTCTTCTCCTCCCTAGTCTCATCCAGCTGGTGCAGCTGGGCGTCGTCCTCGCTCTGGCGCTGCAGGCAGGGGTGCTGGTTGAACAGGTTGGCCACGAAGGCCAGGTTGAGCTTGTAGACGCCGCCCACCACGTCGGCGGGCGACACGAAGGCGCGGCAGCGGAGCTTGGCGGCCTGCTGCAGCATCAGCTCGGCGCGGCGGAGGAGGTCTTGTTCCTGGAATACGATATCGCTTTAGTTATTTTGTTCTATAGAAGGGAAGAGGTAGAGGCAGACAGAAAAGGAGACGACCTGGACTCTTTGTGGCACTGGCAGGAGCATGCACAAAGACGTGATGAGTGGCGGAAGACAGGGGAGGCATtcgcccagcagtgggacacaacataggctattaaaaaagaagggtttttagaaaaaagtgtaccttttttttattaagaagtAACAACTCTTGGGATCTTTCGTCCCATAATTGCGAGGACTATTGATTCAAAATGGGAAAAAAATTGTGcaaaatttttcatacaatatttaggtgccagttttgtaacggtccatacgaAATGTTTGTAAAAATGAGTCACAAAACTGTCAATCTTTCCGGAAAAaactattttcttatttaaatcGGTAGTCCTTGTGATTCTGAGCTGACCAGAAATAACTCAAaagtttagtttttgtttttttttcttcattaaaTGCCTATAGGAAGGTTTTTCATTAGACACAGCAACTAGGCAGGAGCAGTCAATAGCTGGTGATGGACCAGACAGTAAGTGGGTCCGACTCACCCTGAGGGCGTCCAGGGTGACGTTGGCGTCCTGCGGCGCGATCTGCTTCAGCAGGTAGGAGTAGATCTCGGAGTCGGCGACGTCCTGCTGGAAGTTGGTGCAGCGGCGCGTGATGCCGGCCGACTGAAGCTGGTGGTTCAC
This region includes:
- the LOC134751455 gene encoding plastin-1, whose translation is MADNTKLTDEERADIREQFTQLDTSGNGYIDLKELKDALDSVGYKIPQWKVRCMIEEYYDNGPKQHGRGVNGSMNGDARKNGMSLSEFEELCANLKAQQVSSTFKQAVSKKENLEHLGGMSEASSDGTTHSVRLEEQMAFSGWINSNLENDPDLKHLLPIDAEGKQLYEKLKDGLILCKVINHSCPDTIDERAINKKNLTLYTKHENLTLALVSSQAIGCNIVNIDAHDLAKGKPHLVLGLLWQIIRIGLFNQITLEHCPGLTELLNDEERIEDLMALSPEAILLRWVNHQLQSAGITRRCTNFQQDVADSEIYSYLLKQIAPQDANVTLDALREQDLLRRAELMLQQAAKLRCRAFVSPADVVGGVYKLNLAFVANLFNQHPCLQRQSEDDAQLHQLDETREEKTYRNWMNSMGVAPHVNWLYADLTDGLVIFQLYDIIRPGIVNWKKVHRQFSKLRKFMERLENCNYAVELGRQLGFSLVGIAGADINEGNATLTLALIWQLMRAYTLSVLTRLANTGNPIIEKEIVQWVNNKLASAGKNSSIKSFQDEVLADGKVVIDLIDAIKPGAINYDLVLPGGKEEENLANAKYAVSMARRCGARVYALPEDITERKPKMIMTVFACLMALDYIPTMDAPVHASQPAAFLDDSLEVEIIEESFDEAPESYIDQNLVDEAEPESYIDQNLVELGEFEDSGLGSPMDKPPLPPKPLMNRSASVNSTTYNFAKD